The following proteins come from a genomic window of Streptomyces sp. NBC_00539:
- a CDS encoding glycosyltransferase family 2 protein produces MTAYAPARTAPPYAVVVPTLGRPSLSRCLEALAASAGPKPVRVVLVDDRPRPGGTPLPVEVPASLRGVTVTVPGGGRGPAAARNTGRREAGDVAHWIVFLDDDVLPGPEWGEELARDLAAASERTGGISARIAVPLPGDRRPTDWERGTAGLATARWITADMAYRPEVLDAVGGFDERFRRAFREDADLALRVLDAGWSLDEGLRRTTHPVRPADRWVSVRQQAGNADDVLMNRLHGGGWWSRASAPRGRLPRHLLVTGAAAGAVSCAVIGRRGAAVACAAGWLAGTAEFAGARIAPGPRTRQEVLSMAVTSVLIPPVATWHWLRGQLRHRGALPWRPRPEAATARAPRTPLRERVPR; encoded by the coding sequence ATGACCGCGTACGCCCCTGCCCGGACGGCTCCGCCGTACGCCGTGGTCGTGCCCACCCTGGGCCGGCCGAGCCTGAGCCGCTGCCTGGAGGCACTGGCCGCCTCGGCCGGGCCCAAGCCGGTCCGGGTCGTCCTCGTGGACGACCGCCCCCGGCCCGGCGGCACCCCCCTGCCGGTCGAGGTCCCGGCGTCCTTGCGCGGCGTCACCGTGACCGTGCCCGGCGGCGGCCGCGGTCCGGCCGCCGCCCGCAACACGGGCCGCCGGGAGGCGGGCGATGTCGCGCACTGGATCGTCTTCCTCGACGACGACGTGCTGCCCGGGCCCGAGTGGGGCGAGGAACTGGCCCGCGACCTCGCGGCGGCCTCCGAGCGGACCGGCGGGATCTCGGCCCGGATAGCGGTGCCGCTGCCCGGCGACCGGCGCCCCACCGACTGGGAGCGCGGCACCGCGGGGCTGGCCACCGCGCGCTGGATCACCGCCGACATGGCCTACCGGCCCGAAGTCCTGGACGCCGTCGGCGGCTTCGACGAACGGTTCCGCCGGGCGTTCCGCGAGGACGCCGATCTGGCCCTGCGGGTCCTGGACGCCGGCTGGAGCCTGGACGAGGGCCTGCGCCGCACCACCCATCCGGTGCGCCCGGCCGACCGCTGGGTCTCCGTGCGCCAGCAGGCGGGCAACGCCGACGACGTCCTGATGAACCGGCTGCACGGCGGCGGCTGGTGGAGCCGGGCGAGCGCGCCCCGCGGGCGGCTGCCGCGCCACCTGCTGGTCACCGGCGCCGCCGCCGGGGCCGTGTCCTGCGCCGTCATCGGCAGACGCGGCGCCGCCGTCGCGTGCGCGGCCGGGTGGCTCGCGGGTACGGCCGAGTTCGCGGGGGCGCGGATCGCCCCCGGACCGCGGACCCGGCAGGAGGTGCTGTCCATGGCGGTGACCAGCGTGCTGATCCCGCCGGTGGCGACCTGGCACTGGCTGCGCGGGCAGTTGCGCCACCGCGGGGCGCTGCCGTGGCGGCCCCGGCCCGAGGCGGCGACCGCCAGGGCGCCGCGCACACCGCTGCGGGAACGGGTGCCGCGATGA
- a CDS encoding D-glycero-alpha-D-manno-heptose-1,7-bisphosphate 7-phosphatase, with product MTRPLPPGPWLFEASPRTGAGHEADPGLPQAVLFDRDGTLVADVPYNGDPGRVAPMPTAREAVAAVRALGIPVGVVSNQSGVARGLLTRRQVLAVRERVDGLFGPFAVWAVCPHGPRDACACRKPAPGLVLAACRYLGVPPERTVVIGDIGADVEAARAAGARGVLVPTGRTLPQEVAAAGETAPDLLAAVRLVLGDRTPAVAAPGPGSAP from the coding sequence ATGACCCGGCCGCTTCCGCCCGGCCCCTGGCTTTTCGAGGCGTCCCCCCGGACCGGGGCGGGCCACGAGGCCGATCCGGGCCTGCCTCAGGCCGTGCTGTTCGACCGGGACGGCACCCTGGTCGCCGACGTGCCCTACAACGGCGACCCCGGGCGGGTGGCGCCCATGCCCACCGCCCGCGAGGCCGTGGCCGCCGTGCGCGCGCTCGGCATCCCGGTGGGTGTGGTCAGCAACCAGTCGGGCGTGGCCCGCGGCCTGCTGACGCGCCGTCAGGTGCTGGCGGTGCGCGAGCGGGTCGACGGACTGTTCGGGCCGTTCGCGGTGTGGGCGGTGTGCCCGCACGGCCCGCGCGACGCCTGCGCCTGCCGCAAGCCCGCTCCGGGCCTGGTGCTCGCCGCCTGCCGGTACCTCGGTGTGCCCCCCGAGCGGACCGTCGTCATCGGTGACATCGGGGCCGATGTGGAGGCGGCGCGCGCGGCCGGCGCCCGGGGAGTCCTCGTACCGACCGGGCGGACCCTGCCGCAGGAGGTCGCGGCGGCCGGCGAGACGGCGCCCGATCTGCTCGCGGCGGTCCGGCTGGTGCTGGGCGACCGCACCCCGGCGGTGGCGGCGCCCGGCCCGGGGAGCGCCCCGTGA
- a CDS encoding glycosyltransferase family 9 protein codes for MSGPRTLVVRLDSAGDVLLAGPAVRAVAAGSSYTAMLCGPLGEPAARILPGVDDVLVYDAPWVGLEPAPAGHRECAGLLEAVAAGRFDRALILVSYHQSPLPAALLLKLAGVPWAAADCEDYPGSLLDLRHRRLPHRHEALAALDLARDCGFALPRGDDGALRVRTPPDTAHLTGPEPYVVLHPGAAAPARSWTAPRAARAAEALSGAGYRLVVTGSRAEKDLTAKVAGGHALDLGGVTADLAELAGVLAGARVVLTGNTGPAHLAAAAGTPVACLFAPVVPAERWRPYGVPHVLLGDQGARCAQTRARRCPVEGHPCLDGVSDVEVLAAVATLGGGTAQGTQPARPGGSSETERGARV; via the coding sequence GTGAGCGGGCCGCGCACGCTGGTCGTGCGGCTGGACAGCGCGGGCGACGTGCTGCTGGCCGGGCCGGCCGTGCGGGCGGTCGCGGCGGGGTCCTCCTACACCGCGATGCTCTGCGGGCCGCTCGGTGAGCCGGCCGCCCGGATCCTGCCGGGCGTGGACGACGTCCTGGTCTACGACGCCCCCTGGGTCGGGCTGGAACCCGCCCCGGCCGGCCACCGAGAGTGCGCCGGGCTGCTGGAGGCGGTCGCGGCCGGCCGGTTCGACAGGGCGCTGATCCTGGTCTCCTACCACCAGAGCCCGCTGCCGGCGGCCCTGCTGCTGAAACTGGCGGGCGTCCCCTGGGCCGCCGCCGACTGCGAGGACTACCCCGGTTCCCTGCTGGACCTGCGTCACCGGCGCCTGCCGCACCGGCACGAGGCGCTGGCCGCTCTGGACCTGGCCCGGGACTGCGGGTTCGCGCTGCCGCGGGGCGACGACGGGGCGCTGCGCGTGCGCACCCCTCCCGACACCGCGCACCTGACCGGGCCGGAGCCCTACGTGGTGCTGCACCCCGGAGCGGCCGCCCCGGCCCGGTCGTGGACCGCCCCGCGGGCGGCGCGGGCCGCCGAGGCGCTCAGCGGCGCGGGCTACCGGCTGGTGGTCACCGGCAGCCGGGCCGAGAAGGACCTGACCGCCAAGGTGGCGGGCGGCCACGCACTGGACCTCGGCGGCGTCACCGCCGATCTGGCGGAGCTGGCGGGCGTCCTCGCGGGCGCCCGGGTCGTGCTCACCGGCAACACCGGTCCCGCGCACCTCGCGGCGGCGGCGGGCACCCCCGTCGCCTGCCTGTTCGCGCCGGTGGTTCCCGCCGAGCGCTGGCGTCCGTACGGCGTGCCGCACGTACTGCTGGGCGACCAGGGGGCCCGCTGCGCGCAGACCCGGGCCCGCCGGTGTCCGGTGGAGGGCCACCCCTGCCTGGACGGTGTGAGCGACGTGGAGGTGCTGGCGGCGGTGGCGACGCTGGGCGGCGGAACGGCACAGGGGACACAGCCGGCCCGGCCGGGCGGCTCATCCGAAACGGAGCGAGGAGCGAGGGTATGA
- a CDS encoding glycosyltransferase: MNILLWHVHGSWTTAFVQGPHTYLVPVTPGRDPDGLGRARTFSWPDSVKEVTPGELRDSPVDLVVLQRPHEAELAERWLGGRRPGRDVPAVYLEHNAPDGEVPCTRHPFADRDDLTLVHVTHFNRLFWDSGSTRTEVVEHGIVDPGHLYSGHLPRAAVVVNDPVRRGRYTGTDLLAALGEAVPLDVFGMRTEGLADHLGVPADQCRSADLPQQALHEAMAARRMYIHPVRWTSLGLSLLEAMHLGMPVVALATTEVVEAVPPGTGTLSTRPEVLARAARLYREDPQAAAEDGARARQAVLERYGLKRFLADWERVITEVCS; the protein is encoded by the coding sequence ATGAACATCCTGCTGTGGCACGTGCACGGGTCCTGGACCACCGCCTTCGTCCAGGGGCCGCACACGTATCTGGTGCCCGTGACCCCGGGGCGCGACCCGGACGGTCTGGGGCGGGCCCGCACCTTCTCCTGGCCGGACTCGGTCAAGGAGGTGACGCCCGGGGAACTCCGCGACAGCCCCGTGGACCTGGTCGTCCTCCAGCGGCCGCACGAGGCGGAGCTCGCCGAACGCTGGCTGGGCGGCCGCCGCCCGGGCCGGGACGTGCCGGCCGTCTACCTGGAGCACAACGCGCCCGACGGGGAGGTCCCCTGCACCCGGCACCCCTTCGCCGACCGCGACGACCTGACCCTCGTCCACGTCACGCACTTCAACCGGCTGTTCTGGGACAGCGGCTCCACCCGGACCGAGGTGGTCGAACACGGGATCGTCGACCCGGGACACCTGTACTCGGGCCACCTCCCCCGGGCCGCCGTCGTCGTCAACGACCCCGTGCGCAGAGGCCGCTACACCGGTACGGACCTGCTGGCCGCGCTCGGCGAAGCGGTGCCGCTCGACGTCTTCGGGATGCGCACGGAGGGCCTCGCCGACCACCTGGGCGTGCCGGCCGACCAGTGCCGCAGCGCCGACCTCCCCCAGCAGGCCCTGCACGAGGCGATGGCCGCGCGCCGGATGTACATCCACCCGGTGCGCTGGACCTCGCTGGGGCTCTCGCTCCTGGAGGCCATGCACCTGGGCATGCCCGTCGTCGCGCTGGCCACGACCGAGGTGGTGGAGGCCGTACCGCCCGGCACGGGAACGCTGTCGACCCGCCCCGAGGTGCTGGCGCGGGCCGCCCGGCTCTACCGGGAGGACCCGCAGGCAGCCGCCGAGGACGGCGCGCGGGCCCGCCAGGCCGTCCTGGAACGGTACGGACTCAAGCGCTTCCTGGCCGACTGGGAGCGCGTGATCACGGAGGTCTGCTCATGA
- a CDS encoding glycosyltransferase yields MTPRTRPAAGSLSIALVSEHASPLAALGGVDAGGQNVHVARLAGALADRGHRVTVYTRWDSRDLPVTTPLRPGVLVHHVPAGPAEQLPKDELLPHMLEFARYLALEWQERGPDVVHSHFWMSGLASLQVARELRLPLLHTYHALGTVKRRHQGHADPSPPARISCEVQVGLGCDRVVATCRDEVAELAGMGVPTEKVDVVPCGVDPQEFAPEGPVAERGPHRYRLLQLGRLVPRKGAAVAITALAGLPDAELVVAGGPPPERVDADPEVRRLRDLARTAGVGDRVRFTGGVPSAEVPALLRSADVVLCPADYEPFGIVPLEAMACGRAVVASEVGGQRDTVADRVTGRLVPPGDARALTAAVAELLADPALREAYGAAGRSRVMSRFGWASVAAATEAAYRSVLSARMAVARAL; encoded by the coding sequence ATGACGCCGCGCACGCGCCCCGCCGCGGGCAGTCTGTCCATCGCCCTGGTTTCCGAGCACGCGAGTCCCCTGGCCGCCCTGGGCGGAGTCGACGCGGGCGGCCAGAACGTGCACGTGGCCCGTCTGGCGGGGGCGCTCGCCGACCGCGGCCACCGGGTGACCGTGTACACCCGGTGGGACTCCAGGGACCTGCCGGTCACCACACCACTGCGGCCGGGCGTACTGGTCCACCACGTGCCGGCCGGACCGGCGGAGCAGCTGCCCAAGGACGAACTGCTCCCGCACATGCTGGAGTTCGCCCGCTACCTCGCGCTGGAGTGGCAGGAGCGGGGACCCGATGTGGTGCACTCCCACTTCTGGATGTCGGGGCTGGCCTCGCTCCAGGTCGCGCGTGAGCTGCGGCTGCCGCTGCTGCACACCTACCACGCGCTCGGCACGGTGAAGCGGCGCCACCAGGGCCACGCCGACCCCAGCCCGCCGGCCCGGATCTCCTGCGAGGTGCAGGTGGGGCTCGGCTGTGACCGGGTCGTGGCCACCTGCCGGGACGAGGTCGCGGAGCTGGCCGGCATGGGGGTGCCCACCGAGAAGGTGGACGTGGTGCCCTGCGGGGTGGATCCGCAGGAGTTCGCCCCCGAGGGCCCGGTCGCCGAGCGGGGCCCCCACCGGTACCGGCTGCTCCAGCTGGGCCGGCTGGTCCCCCGCAAGGGGGCCGCCGTCGCCATCACCGCCCTGGCCGGCCTGCCGGACGCGGAACTCGTCGTCGCGGGCGGCCCTCCGCCGGAGCGGGTCGACGCGGACCCGGAGGTCCGCAGGCTGCGGGACCTGGCGCGGACCGCCGGGGTCGGCGACCGGGTCCGCTTCACCGGCGGGGTGCCCAGCGCCGAGGTGCCGGCCCTGCTGCGCAGCGCCGACGTGGTGCTCTGCCCCGCGGACTACGAACCGTTCGGGATCGTTCCGTTGGAGGCCATGGCCTGCGGCCGGGCGGTCGTCGCCAGTGAGGTGGGCGGACAGCGCGACACCGTCGCCGACCGCGTCACCGGCCGGCTGGTGCCGCCCGGCGACGCGCGGGCCCTGACCGCGGCCGTCGCCGAGCTGCTTGCCGATCCCGCCCTGCGGGAGGCGTACGGTGCCGCGGGCCGGAGCCGGGTGATGAGCCGGTTCGGCTGGGCGAGCGTCGCCGCGGCCACCGAGGCGGCCTACCGCTCGGTGCTCAGCGCCCGCATGGCGGTGGCCCGAGCCCTCTGA
- a CDS encoding D-sedoheptulose-7-phosphate isomerase yields MTDHFALDGAHRHCQSLQDALDRLRSHGLGRLGDWGARLASVLPAGGRLLAAGNGGSAAQAQHLTAELVGRYRQERPAYSAIALHAETSSVTAIGNDYGFDQVFARQVAAHGRPGDVLVLLSTSGRSPNLISAAIAGRTAGMEVWAMTGPGPNPLAEAAHEALHVDAPATATVQETHLVAVHLLCEAFDSAAATPGGARPAARGRDRAAGTKRTGAVPVFRRLP; encoded by the coding sequence ATGACCGATCACTTCGCACTCGACGGCGCGCACCGGCACTGCCAGTCGCTCCAGGACGCGCTGGACCGGCTGCGCAGCCACGGCCTCGGCCGGCTCGGAGACTGGGGCGCCCGGCTCGCGTCCGTACTGCCCGCGGGCGGCCGGCTGCTGGCCGCGGGCAACGGCGGCAGCGCCGCCCAGGCCCAGCACCTGACCGCCGAACTGGTGGGGCGCTACCGGCAGGAACGCCCGGCCTACTCGGCCATCGCCCTGCACGCGGAGACCTCCAGCGTCACCGCCATCGGCAACGACTACGGGTTCGACCAGGTGTTCGCCCGCCAGGTGGCGGCGCACGGCCGTCCGGGCGACGTCCTCGTACTGCTGTCCACCTCGGGCCGCAGCCCCAACCTCATCTCGGCCGCCATCGCCGGCCGCACCGCCGGCATGGAGGTGTGGGCGATGACCGGTCCCGGGCCCAACCCGCTGGCCGAGGCCGCGCACGAGGCGCTGCACGTCGACGCGCCCGCCACCGCCACCGTGCAGGAGACCCACCTCGTGGCGGTCCACCTGCTGTGCGAGGCCTTCGACTCCGCCGCCGCCACTCCCGGCGGTGCCCGTCCGGCGGCCCGCGGCCGCGACCGCGCCGCGGGGACGAAGCGGACCGGGGCGGTACCCGTCTTCCGGAGGCTGCCGTGA
- the rfaE2 gene encoding D-glycero-beta-D-manno-heptose 1-phosphate adenylyltransferase: MSGHQPLVVVGDALLDEDIEGVSTRMSPDAPAPVVDVTGARRRPGGAGLAAALAARGGREVVLVTALGEDEASATVRTALRGRVHLVEIPLDGDLPVKTRVLAGGRPLVRIDRGGGTPGAPAGAVREALEQAGTVLVADYGRRTARAVRELLEAVAPRVPLVWDPHPKGDDPVPGARLVTPNAGETRALSDIEGVSLRAYAQRGEELAGRWRAAAVAVTLGERGVLLTRPGAQTPMLVPAPYRAEGDPCGAGDCFAAATAAALADGALPEEAVERGVAEAAAFVAAGGAGNPALWQTGAAAPRRARERDAFALAREVRARGGTVVATGGCFDLLHAGHVGLLESARRIGDCLIVCVNSDASLGRLKGPGRPLNPLADRMRVLGALGSVDAVAPFEEDTPERLLDRLRPDVWVKGGDYSAGELPEAEVLRRWGGQAVVLPYLDGRSTTSLAHRAARAARPVAPTP, translated from the coding sequence GTGAGCGGGCACCAGCCGCTCGTGGTGGTGGGCGACGCCCTGCTGGACGAGGACATCGAGGGCGTCTCCACCCGCATGTCCCCCGACGCGCCGGCGCCCGTCGTCGACGTCACGGGCGCACGGCGGCGGCCCGGCGGCGCGGGTCTCGCGGCCGCGCTGGCGGCGCGGGGCGGGCGCGAGGTGGTCCTGGTCACCGCGCTGGGCGAGGACGAGGCCAGCGCGACCGTACGCACCGCGCTGCGCGGGCGGGTCCATCTGGTGGAGATCCCCCTCGACGGCGACCTGCCGGTCAAGACCCGCGTCCTGGCCGGCGGGCGCCCCCTGGTCCGGATCGACCGCGGGGGAGGTACGCCCGGCGCCCCGGCCGGCGCGGTGCGCGAGGCCCTGGAGCAGGCCGGGACGGTACTCGTCGCCGACTACGGGCGCCGGACCGCCCGCGCCGTACGGGAGCTGCTGGAGGCGGTGGCCCCCCGGGTCCCGCTGGTGTGGGACCCGCACCCCAAGGGGGACGACCCGGTCCCCGGGGCCCGTCTGGTCACGCCGAACGCGGGCGAGACCCGGGCGCTGAGCGACATCGAGGGGGTCTCCCTGCGGGCGTACGCGCAGCGGGGCGAGGAGCTGGCGGGGCGGTGGCGCGCCGCGGCGGTGGCGGTGACCCTCGGCGAGCGCGGGGTGCTGCTGACGCGGCCCGGCGCGCAGACGCCGATGCTGGTCCCGGCGCCGTACCGCGCCGAGGGCGACCCGTGCGGCGCGGGCGACTGCTTCGCCGCCGCCACGGCGGCGGCGCTGGCCGACGGGGCGCTGCCGGAGGAGGCGGTGGAGCGGGGGGTGGCCGAGGCGGCCGCCTTCGTCGCGGCCGGCGGGGCGGGCAACCCTGCCCTGTGGCAGACCGGCGCCGCCGCGCCACGGCGGGCCCGGGAGCGGGACGCTTTCGCGCTGGCCCGCGAGGTCAGGGCGCGCGGCGGCACGGTGGTGGCCACGGGCGGCTGCTTCGACCTGCTGCACGCCGGGCACGTGGGGCTGCTGGAGAGCGCCCGGCGGATCGGCGACTGCCTGATCGTGTGCGTCAACTCCGACGCCTCGCTGGGCCGCCTCAAGGGGCCCGGGCGGCCGCTGAACCCGCTCGCGGACCGGATGCGGGTACTGGGGGCGCTCGGCAGCGTGGACGCGGTGGCGCCGTTCGAGGAGGACACCCCGGAGCGGCTGCTGGACCGGCTGCGGCCCGACGTGTGGGTCAAGGGCGGCGACTACTCGGCCGGGGAGCTCCCGGAGGCCGAGGTGCTGCGGCGGTGGGGCGGGCAGGCGGTGGTCCTGCCGTACCTCGACGGCCGCTCCACCACCTCACTCGCCCACCGGGCGGCCCGGGCCGCCCGGCCCGTGGCCCCGACGCCCTGA
- a CDS encoding glycosyltransferase family 9 protein: MSHHLRNSPHGNPPRPAVLVLRALGLGDLLTAVPSLRALRGALPGRDIVLAAPARLAQAAAATGLVDRLLPASAPGRAVPDALPWEGPPPELAVDLHGNGPPSHLLLQGLGPRRLFAYRHPETPDIEGPEWLADEHERERWCRLLGWYGVRADPEDLRIPAPDGPSPAEGAVVIHPGADAGARRWPLERFASVARTLRASGEEVVVTAGAGEARLAGRVAQEAGLPPGAVLGGTGDVPFADLCALVSRARCLVVGDTGLAHLATALGTPSVVLFGPVAPRLWGPPPSARHRILWHPGPGEDALRPGDAHGSLPDPRLLRITVEEVIEAVRGLPAPTPAG; the protein is encoded by the coding sequence ATGAGCCACCACCTGCGCAACTCCCCCCACGGGAACCCGCCCCGGCCCGCGGTGCTCGTGCTGCGGGCGCTCGGGCTGGGCGACCTGCTGACCGCCGTGCCCTCGCTGCGGGCGCTGCGCGGCGCCCTGCCCGGCCGGGACATCGTGCTGGCGGCGCCCGCCCGGCTGGCGCAGGCCGCCGCGGCCACCGGACTGGTGGACCGGCTGCTGCCCGCCTCCGCGCCGGGCCGGGCGGTGCCCGACGCCCTGCCGTGGGAGGGGCCGCCGCCGGAGCTCGCCGTGGACCTGCACGGCAACGGCCCGCCGAGCCACCTGTTGCTCCAGGGCCTGGGGCCGCGGCGGCTGTTCGCCTACCGGCATCCCGAGACGCCGGACATCGAGGGCCCCGAGTGGCTGGCGGACGAGCACGAGCGGGAGCGCTGGTGCCGGCTCCTGGGCTGGTACGGGGTCCGGGCCGATCCCGAGGACCTGCGGATCCCCGCGCCGGACGGCCCGTCGCCGGCGGAGGGGGCCGTCGTCATCCATCCCGGTGCGGACGCCGGGGCCCGGCGGTGGCCCCTGGAGCGGTTCGCGTCCGTGGCGCGCACGCTGCGGGCATCAGGTGAGGAGGTCGTGGTGACGGCGGGCGCGGGCGAGGCGCGGCTGGCCGGGCGGGTGGCGCAGGAAGCGGGGCTGCCGCCCGGGGCGGTGCTGGGCGGAACGGGCGACGTGCCGTTCGCGGACCTGTGCGCGCTCGTGTCGCGGGCGCGCTGCCTGGTGGTGGGTGACACGGGTCTCGCTCATCTCGCGACGGCCCTGGGCACCCCGTCCGTGGTGCTGTTCGGGCCGGTGGCGCCCCGGCTGTGGGGGCCGCCGCCGAGCGCCCGGCACCGGATCCTGTGGCACCCGGGACCGGGTGAGGACGCCCTGCGCCCGGGCGACGCGCACGGCTCGCTGCCCGATCCCCGCCTGCTGCGCATCACCGTGGAGGAGGTCATCGAGGCGGTACGGGGCCTGCCGGCCCCCACCCCGGCGGGCTGA
- a CDS encoding MFS transporter, which translates to MRWWSVANFVSNAGTWMQLTVQNLLVLQITGSAAATGLSMSVQAAPGLLMGLAGGAAVDRWPRKLTAAVSQALLGAVAFLTAFLVAFDQLNLAVLMVLSATTGLIATVDGPACALLGNDLVRTEDVPSAIGVGSLVHNAGRLAGAALAGVTVAVLGTGAAYAANGVSFLFVAAVIPFLKAARQSGPAAEPPAAPAAPRGQDAAEGMSAREGLMFFLRRPRLVALAGISGLSALLGRNYGLTLVVLVTGPLAGDAAAFGTVSTVLAVGGILGAVLGARLRKPTVRFVGVLAAGVALLQVLAGLSPSLAVLLVLVLPMAVAESVSETAGTTVLQTDPPAHMRGRVLGVWSSVKTLWGLAAPPTLGLLMELAGVRGALVAGGLVVFAVLTAGLLLRGRRSGPVVVPATGALLTPVRSGLEAAA; encoded by the coding sequence ATGCGCTGGTGGTCCGTCGCGAACTTCGTCTCCAACGCCGGAACGTGGATGCAGCTGACGGTCCAGAACCTGCTGGTGCTCCAGATCACGGGTTCCGCGGCCGCCACCGGACTGTCCATGTCCGTCCAGGCGGCCCCCGGCCTGCTGATGGGCCTCGCCGGCGGGGCCGCCGTGGACCGCTGGCCCCGCAAACTGACCGCGGCCGTCAGCCAGGCACTGCTGGGCGCCGTCGCGTTCCTGACCGCGTTCCTCGTGGCGTTCGACCAGCTCAACCTGGCCGTCCTCATGGTGCTCTCCGCCACCACCGGGCTCATCGCCACCGTCGACGGCCCGGCCTGCGCCCTGCTCGGCAACGACCTCGTCCGTACGGAGGACGTCCCCTCCGCCATCGGGGTCGGCTCCCTCGTGCACAACGCCGGACGGCTGGCGGGAGCCGCCCTCGCCGGGGTCACGGTCGCCGTCCTCGGCACCGGCGCCGCCTACGCCGCGAACGGCGTCTCCTTCCTGTTCGTCGCCGCCGTCATCCCCTTCCTCAAGGCGGCCCGGCAGAGCGGCCCCGCCGCCGAACCGCCCGCCGCTCCCGCCGCGCCGAGGGGCCAGGACGCCGCGGAGGGCATGAGCGCCCGCGAGGGCCTGATGTTCTTCCTGCGCCGGCCCCGGCTGGTGGCCCTCGCGGGCATCAGCGGCCTCAGCGCCCTGCTGGGGCGCAACTACGGCCTGACCCTCGTCGTGCTCGTCACCGGTCCCCTCGCGGGTGACGCCGCGGCCTTCGGCACGGTCTCCACCGTGCTGGCCGTCGGCGGCATCCTGGGCGCGGTGCTCGGCGCCCGGCTGCGCAAGCCCACGGTGCGCTTCGTCGGCGTGCTGGCCGCCGGCGTGGCGCTGCTCCAGGTACTGGCCGGGCTGTCGCCCTCGCTCGCCGTGCTGCTGGTGCTCGTCCTGCCGATGGCGGTGGCCGAGTCGGTGTCGGAGACGGCCGGGACCACCGTCCTGCAGACCGACCCGCCCGCCCACATGCGCGGGCGCGTGCTCGGCGTCTGGAGCAGCGTGAAGACCCTCTGGGGTCTGGCGGCGCCGCCGACGCTCGGCCTGCTGATGGAGCTGGCCGGGGTGCGGGGCGCCCTGGTGGCGGGCGGCCTGGTCGTCTTCGCCGTCCTGACCGCGGGTCTGCTGCTGCGCGGCCGGCGCAGCGGCCCGGTCGTGGTCCCGGCGACCGGCGCGCTGCTCACGCCGGTGCGCTCCGGCCTGGAGGCCGCGGCCTGA
- a CDS encoding SDR family oxidoreductase yields MQVDLHGKRALVTGGARGLGASIARRLAAAGASVLVADVRKDLAQELCADLMVTGGEARFVELDVCDAGAVAALFRDLDEDGQALDVLVNNAAVDVSKPIEHLTAPEVTRVVTTNLLGPMYLCLEVYRRMVARGGGHIVNILSTASNRTWTEAGPYSASKSGLRAFTHTLFKEAQRDCPGIGVTGVIAGGMETPFIMERFPDADVSMLQSPDVVADTVLYALSAPVGSVVGELVVVPRLEPSWP; encoded by the coding sequence GTGCAGGTCGATCTTCACGGCAAGCGGGCGCTGGTGACGGGCGGGGCGCGCGGGCTGGGCGCCTCGATCGCCCGGCGCCTGGCGGCCGCGGGAGCGTCCGTCCTGGTGGCGGACGTGCGCAAGGACCTGGCGCAGGAGCTGTGCGCCGACCTCATGGTGACCGGCGGCGAGGCCCGCTTCGTGGAGCTGGACGTCTGTGACGCGGGGGCGGTCGCGGCGCTGTTCCGCGATCTCGACGAGGACGGGCAGGCGCTGGACGTCCTGGTGAACAACGCCGCCGTGGACGTCTCCAAGCCCATCGAGCACCTGACGGCGCCGGAGGTGACCCGGGTGGTCACCACGAACCTGCTCGGGCCGATGTACCTGTGCCTGGAGGTCTACCGGCGCATGGTGGCCCGGGGCGGCGGCCACATCGTCAACATCCTCTCCACCGCGTCCAACCGCACCTGGACGGAGGCGGGCCCGTACTCGGCGAGCAAGTCGGGGCTGCGGGCGTTCACGCACACCCTGTTCAAGGAGGCCCAGCGGGACTGTCCGGGGATCGGTGTCACCGGTGTCATCGCGGGAGGGATGGAGACCCCGTTCATCATGGAGCGCTTCCCGGACGCCGACGTTTCGATGCTCCAGAGCCCGGACGTCGTCGCCGACACCGTGCTGTACGCGCTGTCGGCGCCCGTCGGGAGCGTGGTCGGCGAGCTGGTGGTGGTGCCGCGCCTGGAGCCCTCCTGGCCGTGA